Proteins from a genomic interval of Zingiber officinale cultivar Zhangliang chromosome 2A, Zo_v1.1, whole genome shotgun sequence:
- the LOC122041582 gene encoding probable mediator of RNA polymerase II transcription subunit 26b — protein MSGSLEYWRKFFRSCEGDIFEVVEHAVMVAASDYPDEFRSRRDQLAEKLFTALLPPRCFGCGDAAGGEEGDDSVKMDDVGKQTNNDDDNGPEDLNRIVSNYSYDEAEALTEEIEEANEIVTEVSRIKEILVNYQDESDNVLFESLRRLQLMELSVEVLMATAIGRAVSGVRKHNSKQVRHLARTLIDGWKLLADEWASATANIPDNSPDSINLPMEDEEGLPFPPLDEGALLATQTAPMHLSEFFDEMDEDGNFRNMDVFKGKRENDRNIQIKDPEQKQQPPKQATVFKDKGETRRQAQAVTTELKEDSSRQEPRRLSIPEAKGGVKQQQSVVKQVRETFTSQAKQKMAVSGPGRLSKLVPEQKAGTESKQIHGNSTLRRKSSSVAPQDKTKNSEDAQIRAKLEIAKRKLQEGYQQAENAKKQRTIQVMELHDLPKKVVSKPPFAKSRNQVRSWANGRR, from the exons ATGTCGGGATCGCTCGAGTACTGGCGCAAGTTCTTCCGCAGCTGCGAGGGCGATATCTTCGAGGTGGTGGAGCACGCCGTCATGGTGGCGGCGTCGGACTACCCCGACGAGTTCCGGAGCCGAAGGGATCAGTTGGCGGAGAAACTCTTCACCGCCCTGCTGCCGCCCCGGTGCTTCGGTTGCGGAGACGCTGCCGGCGGGGAGGAAGGCGACGACAGCGTAAAGATGGATGATGTGGGAAAACAAACCAACAACGACGACGACAACGGGCCCGAGGACCTGAACAGGATCGTCAGCAACTACAGCTACGACGAGGCAGAGGCGCTCACGGAGGAGATCGAAGAGGCCAACGAGATAGTCACGGAGGTCTCTAGGATAAAGGAGATCCTTGTCAACTATCAAGATGAG TCTGATAATGTGTTGTTCGAATCCTTGAGGAGGTTGCAGCTGATGGAGCTTTCTGTAGAAGTACTTATG GCGACAGCGATTGGGAGGGCAGTAAGTGGTGTTCGAAAACACAACTCGAAGCAAGTTCGCCATCTTGCACGAACACTTATTGA CGGTTGGAAGCTTTTGGCTGATGAATGGGCAAGTGCTACAGCTAACATTCCAG ATAATTCTCCGGATTCAATAAATCTTCCTATGGAAGATGAGGAAGGTCTCCCTTTCCCTCCATTAGATGAGGGAGCTCTATTAGCAACCCAAACAGCTCCTATGCATCTGTCTGAG TTCTTTGATGAAATGGATGAGGATGGAA ATTTCAGAAATATGGATGTTTTCAAAGGGAAGAGGGAAAATGATCGAAACATACAAATCAAAGATCCGGAGCAGAAACAGCAGCCCCCAAAGCAAGCAACCGTCTTCAAAGATAAAGGAGAGACAAGGCGGCAAGCACAAGCAGTTACAACCGAGTTAAAGGAAGATTCAAGCAGGCAAGAACCACGACGTTTATCTATTCCTGAAGCTAAAGGAGGAGTGAAGCAGCAACAATCGGTCGTCAAACAAGTTCGAGAAACATTTACTAGCCAGGCAAAGCAAAAAATGGCTGTTTCTGGCCCTGGTAGACTGTCAAAGCTGGTCCCTGAGCAAAAAGCTGGCACTGAGTCGAAACAGATTCATGGCAATTCCACACTTCGCAGGAAGTCGTCCTCTGTTGCTCCGCAAGAC AAAACAAAGAACTCTGAGGATGCTCAGATACGAGCAAAGCTAGAAATCGCGAAGAGGAAGCTTCAAGAAGGCTACCAGCAAGCAGAAAATG CGAAAAAACAACGAACGATACAAGTAATGGAGCTGCACGATCTACCAAAAAAGGTAGTCAGTAAGCCACCATTCGCGAAATCCAGAAACCAAGTCAGGAGTTGGGCAAATGGTCGGCGCTAG